The window TAACTATTCCCATTACTCATTCATAAACTATAAAAAGTTGCATCTAATGGTAAGTAGAATTTAATTCTGCCGTCAGCTCCATATGTTCCCTGTTCAATGATATAAGTAACATCCAAATTTGAATGCGGATTAACAGTAACCGGTTGACTAGGTGCTGTTACTTTTTCTGTTGTAGTTGTTGTATGATTATATTTACCTGATAAATCTACTTCCACATCTGCAGCAATGATGATCAAAATAATGCAAGACTAAAAGATCCACTAATTTTAAACCCAATTTCAATAAAATATGAAATTGTATTTGTTACAGATTTTGAATATGACTGGGTTTTAAATGTTTATGATAAATCAGAAGTATTAGAAAAACTACTGCTAAAAGTTTTAACAACATTTGAATTAATTGCATAAAAATTATAAGCTGAAACAATTCCTGCTTTGTTAGCAATAAAACAATTTGCCAAATCGGTTGTCGCATCAGATAATGATTCGATTGCATAAACATCAGGATTATTCCGTAAATATTTTTCATTGATATCTTGCATTAAGTTTTCTAAAGTAGTTGGTGGCACGGTTTCATTATTTTTAAAATCAAAAAATTTATTAGTTTCTAACATTGAAGCCGAACAAGATGAACCAATTTATAATAGCACTTGTAAATATCAATAATAATTTTCCTTTCTATTATTATTTAACCTTATACTCAACATTAATTTTTTTACCTTGTGAAACTCATGAAATTGGTAAGTTTAAAGAAATTTTTTGAAGGTTATCAAGATTATCAACAGTAATTACTGAATCACCTTGGTAATTATTTAACAG is drawn from Spiroplasma mirum ATCC 29335 and contains these coding sequences:
- a CDS encoding ETX/MTX2 family pore-forming toxin — its product is MIIIAADVEVDLSGKYNHTTTTTEKVTAPSQPVTVNPHSNLDVTYIIEQGTYGADGRIKFYLPLDATFYSLWMSNGNSYGYNIKDLVHILAYEDGYSKYLCKKIITVILLSYSWWHC